A window of the Bacteroides thetaiotaomicron VPI-5482 genome harbors these coding sequences:
- a CDS encoding SusC/RagA family TonB-linked outer membrane protein, whose amino-acid sequence MNCNILNLRHLTVLLILCTAFLGGAIPAFAQQGGKKMTGQVIDENKEPMIGVSILIVGTSTGTVTDFDGNYTLNVPKDSKELQFSYVGYETKVITIPVNSNVLNVQMKSDSQVLSDVVIIGYGTQRKSDLTGSVASVGTKDFNKGMVSSPEELVNGKIAGVQIVNGGGSPTSVSTIRIRGGASLNASNDPLIVLDGVPMEVGGSISGGGNFLSLINPNDIESMTVLKDASSTAIYGSRASNGVIIITTKKGSGSDIKVSFQTTNSIATKTKTSDMLNTDEFINIVNQYGTEHQKSLLGDYRTNWNDEIYQTAFGTDNNLSVSGLALPWLPFRVSTGMYYQDGILKTDNTKRFTGNVNLTPSFFHNELRFNIGLKGTYSKNRFADTDAIWAGSTLNPTIPVYSGNDTFGGYNEAIDANGVPVTGALANAVGRLNQYDSTSDVYRFIGSASVDWNVRWVKGLRLHTTGGYDWSKGKGHIYVPKEAVSYYTTGGRDYTYGPQKNYNKLLTIYANYHNDFDAIHSGIDVTVGYDYQFWKYTTPFYAILSADGVQQSTSAATDQRHSLMSYYGRLNYTFMDRYLLMATMRRDGSSRFASDNRWGTFPSVALAWRVSQEHFFEPLRTVMNDVKLRVSYGITGQQDGITNYGYIPVYTPGLDGAQYLFGGNPIYTYRPEAYNPELKWETTKSWNYGIDLAFLENRFTFSADFYTRKTENLLATVPMPAGTNFDKLMLQNVGNVDSKGLELSVTGHIINTKNWSWTASANAAWQKVRIKNLTLTPGAPSPDTEVGPWIDAYQMQVFSTDYAPYSFYLYKQLYDAETGQPIEGLYADLDGDGEITNKDRYHHHSPAPDWILGFSTSLRYKKWTLSTSLRANIGGYIFNGMAMNTGAWETMSYNDYQLNNLNRSFLDTRFTKRQFLSDHYLENASFLKMDNLQLSYDFGRIYKTIGLHASAMVQNVFTVTKYKGVDPETANGVDTSVYPRPRTYSITIGLNF is encoded by the coding sequence ATGAACTGTAATATCTTAAATCTACGCCATCTGACTGTACTACTTATATTATGTACAGCTTTTCTTGGAGGCGCAATTCCTGCCTTTGCCCAACAGGGAGGCAAGAAAATGACCGGACAAGTGATCGATGAGAACAAAGAGCCGATGATCGGAGTCAGCATTCTTATCGTAGGAACATCGACAGGTACAGTGACCGACTTTGACGGAAACTATACTCTGAATGTACCGAAAGACAGTAAGGAACTACAATTTTCTTACGTAGGATATGAAACTAAAGTGATAACTATCCCCGTAAACAGTAACGTACTGAATGTACAAATGAAAAGCGACTCACAAGTACTGAGTGATGTAGTAATCATCGGATACGGAACACAACGCAAAAGCGATCTGACCGGCTCGGTTGCCTCTGTGGGTACTAAAGACTTTAATAAAGGCATGGTTTCATCGCCCGAAGAGCTTGTGAATGGCAAGATAGCCGGTGTGCAAATAGTAAATGGCGGAGGTTCGCCTACATCTGTCTCAACCATACGCATTCGTGGTGGTGCATCACTTAACGCATCCAATGACCCATTAATTGTACTGGACGGGGTTCCTATGGAAGTAGGTGGTTCCATATCCGGCGGCGGAAACTTTCTAAGCCTTATAAACCCGAACGACATAGAGAGTATGACCGTGCTGAAAGATGCTTCATCCACTGCTATTTATGGATCACGAGCATCCAACGGCGTCATCATCATAACAACCAAAAAGGGAAGCGGGAGTGATATTAAGGTCTCTTTCCAAACGACCAATTCCATTGCAACCAAGACCAAGACTTCGGATATGCTGAACACAGACGAATTTATAAATATTGTCAATCAGTATGGTACGGAACACCAAAAGTCATTGCTTGGTGACTATCGTACAAACTGGAACGATGAAATTTATCAAACAGCTTTCGGAACAGATAATAACCTTAGTGTTTCAGGACTTGCACTTCCTTGGTTGCCATTTCGTGTTTCAACCGGTATGTATTATCAGGATGGTATCTTGAAAACGGATAATACAAAACGCTTTACCGGAAACGTAAACCTTACTCCTTCGTTTTTCCATAACGAGCTGAGATTTAATATAGGTTTAAAAGGCACTTATTCTAAGAACCGCTTTGCTGATACCGATGCAATCTGGGCAGGCAGTACGCTCAACCCCACCATTCCGGTATATTCCGGAAACGATACCTTTGGTGGTTACAACGAGGCTATCGATGCCAATGGCGTACCGGTGACGGGAGCATTAGCCAATGCTGTCGGCCGACTGAATCAATACGATTCCACATCGGATGTCTATCGATTTATAGGAAGTGCCAGCGTGGATTGGAATGTAAGATGGGTAAAGGGCTTGCGTTTGCATACTACGGGCGGATATGACTGGTCAAAAGGCAAAGGACATATTTATGTACCTAAAGAGGCCGTTTCTTATTATACAACCGGCGGACGTGACTACACATACGGCCCGCAAAAGAATTACAATAAACTGCTCACGATTTATGCCAATTATCATAATGACTTCGATGCTATTCATTCCGGCATTGATGTAACAGTAGGATATGATTATCAATTCTGGAAATATACCACTCCGTTTTATGCCATTCTGAGTGCCGATGGAGTACAGCAGTCGACTTCTGCCGCAACCGATCAGCGGCATTCACTCATGTCATACTATGGGCGTTTGAATTACACATTCATGGATCGCTATTTGCTTATGGCCACCATGCGCCGCGACGGCTCGTCTCGATTTGCATCCGACAATCGTTGGGGTACTTTCCCCTCAGTAGCCTTAGCTTGGAGGGTTTCACAAGAGCACTTCTTTGAGCCTTTGCGCACAGTGATGAATGACGTGAAGTTGCGCGTATCCTATGGTATAACCGGACAGCAAGATGGTATCACCAATTATGGCTACATTCCGGTCTACACTCCGGGACTTGACGGAGCACAATACCTGTTTGGCGGAAATCCGATATATACCTATCGTCCTGAAGCATATAATCCTGAATTGAAATGGGAAACTACTAAATCATGGAACTATGGTATAGATCTGGCATTCTTAGAAAACAGATTTACCTTTTCTGCTGATTTCTATACCAGAAAGACCGAAAATCTTCTGGCCACTGTTCCGATGCCAGCCGGTACGAACTTTGATAAGCTAATGCTTCAAAATGTGGGCAATGTAGACTCTAAAGGACTTGAACTCTCTGTTACCGGACACATCATCAATACAAAAAATTGGTCATGGACAGCAAGTGCCAATGCTGCATGGCAAAAAGTAAGGATAAAGAATCTTACGCTTACTCCCGGTGCTCCAAGCCCTGACACAGAAGTAGGCCCTTGGATTGATGCTTACCAGATGCAGGTGTTCTCTACTGATTACGCTCCCTACTCATTCTATTTATACAAGCAATTGTATGATGCGGAGACGGGGCAACCCATTGAAGGCTTGTATGCCGACCTTGACGGAGATGGCGAGATAACGAACAAAGACCGCTACCATCATCATTCACCGGCTCCGGACTGGATTTTGGGCTTTTCAACCTCGCTGCGCTATAAGAAGTGGACACTTTCAACCTCGCTTAGAGCCAATATAGGAGGATATATCTTTAATGGTATGGCCATGAATACAGGTGCATGGGAAACCATGAGCTATAACGATTATCAACTTAATAACTTAAATCGGAGTTTCCTGGATACCCGCTTTACCAAGAGGCAGTTTCTCAGCGACCATTATCTTGAAAACGCTTCGTTCTTGAAGATGGACAACCTGCAACTCTCTTATGACTTCGGTCGCATATATAAGACCATCGGCCTTCATGCCTCTGCCATGGTGCAGAATGTCTTTACCGTGACTAAATATAAAGGTGTAGACCCTGAAACAGCCAATGGTGTCGACACATCTGTTTATCCGCGTCCCCGCACGTATTCTATCACTATTGGCCTTAATTTTTAA
- a CDS encoding two-component regulator propeller domain-containing protein — protein sequence MYQRIIAILFFLYASCILSNSAYGKKVNYQQFDNIYLGAEASVVSCFLQDSEGLIWIGSNKGLFSYDGYSTQQHFTYGENNNTRIYCGVIIDNTYLYMGTDNGILVYNYRADRYEQPETDFPTDVRTMALQGDTLWLGALNGLYTYQLQSRKLTSFDTRRNGLPNNTIYSIIRTKDNQIYVGTYNGLCRYIPSNGKFEGIPLPVHSSQSNLFVNSLLEDTTRQCVWIGTEGYLFQYFPSTGQIKQTEAFHNNSIKSLALDGNGDLLAGTDNGLYVYHNDTTPLQHIIHDSRNIQSLTNNIIWNIFADQEHNIWLGTDYGISLSRYNSALQFIPISQITGTGDGNQFYSLFRDSKGFYWFGGANGLIRFTDPAGERHDAIWYRMGDKTYPLSHNRIRHIYEDKEQQLWIATDGSINRYDYATRQFIHYNIVDNTGTYNTNWTYYIFEDTAGQLWISTCLGGIFVVDKHKLMQSTSGQYIAEQNYSVHNGLSGMFINQIIPDNEGNVWVLLYNNKGIDKINPRTREVTKLFADELTGEKSPNYLLCDEDGLLWVGFHGGVMRINPKDESQQSISFGSFSNNEILSMTCVKNSIWVSTTNGLWIIDRKTMDARQQNMTNKRFTSLLFDPKEDCVYLGGADGFGISHSNLEATYQPERPILLTALYINNQLVSPRTRDDVPNIRYTNSIKLKYDQNNLSFELSDLPYSLDEKNKFVYRLEGMDKEWNFLKSNINRITYSNLSYGNYQLIISKLERDGQPSNRPHILNIRILPPWYYTIWAKAIYILLLLSLIAWTINFFRVKNRLKAERREKEKILEQSRQKMAFFTNLSNELKTPLSRIIAPISQLLPSTEEVHEKQTLEEVQRNAMKINSLIHQVLNFNRIEDNKDSLLILSRIELVSFSRSLFSVYEEDKRFTFHFEANKAKIYADMDAIKLGVILDNLLSNAVKFTSEGGSIRLSLFYRQETGLLEICVSDTGAGIPQQDIPYIFQRFFQSPHSGSKEGTGIGLYLVKTYTELHGGSIDGVTSEKGKGTSIGLSIPVIAVEEDEIPVIASKKQLESLPILKPIEAESQDEKFLSNIIRLIEDHLSDADLNVNALCELSGISNKQIYRKIKQLTGMSPVEYIKSIRMKKAAMLLQQKKFTVAEVMYMVGFSNHSYFSKCFQAEFGKTPRQYLNDGL from the coding sequence ATGTATCAACGAATCATAGCCATTCTTTTTTTCCTTTATGCATCTTGCATCCTAAGCAACAGCGCTTATGGAAAAAAAGTAAATTATCAGCAATTCGACAATATTTATCTCGGTGCTGAGGCATCGGTTGTCAGCTGTTTCCTTCAAGACAGTGAAGGATTGATATGGATAGGTTCCAACAAGGGATTATTCAGCTATGACGGTTACTCCACACAGCAACATTTTACTTACGGTGAAAACAATAATACCCGTATCTACTGCGGTGTCATTATAGACAACACCTATTTATATATGGGGACAGACAACGGAATCCTGGTTTATAATTACCGGGCTGACCGCTACGAGCAACCGGAAACTGACTTTCCGACAGATGTACGCACCATGGCTCTTCAAGGAGATACCCTATGGCTAGGCGCCTTAAACGGTTTATACACTTATCAGCTGCAAAGCCGGAAACTGACATCTTTTGATACCAGACGCAACGGACTTCCCAATAATACCATATACTCCATTATCCGCACCAAGGATAATCAAATTTATGTGGGAACCTACAACGGACTATGCCGCTATATCCCGTCCAACGGGAAATTCGAAGGCATTCCTCTTCCCGTCCATAGCAGTCAAAGTAACCTGTTCGTCAATTCTTTGCTGGAAGATACTACCCGCCAGTGTGTCTGGATTGGTACGGAAGGCTATCTCTTCCAATACTTTCCGTCAACCGGACAGATAAAACAGACAGAAGCCTTCCATAATAATTCGATCAAATCATTAGCCCTGGATGGAAACGGAGACTTACTGGCAGGTACAGACAACGGACTTTACGTCTATCATAACGATACCACCCCGCTACAACACATCATTCACGACTCCCGCAATATCCAGTCGTTGACCAATAATATCATCTGGAATATCTTTGCCGACCAGGAACATAACATCTGGCTGGGTACCGACTATGGCATCTCCCTCTCACGCTATAATAGTGCGCTGCAGTTTATTCCAATCTCACAGATTACAGGTACGGGAGACGGAAACCAATTCTATTCCCTGTTTCGTGACTCAAAAGGGTTCTATTGGTTTGGAGGAGCCAACGGATTAATTCGTTTCACTGATCCTGCCGGAGAAAGACACGATGCCATTTGGTACAGAATGGGCGACAAGACTTATCCATTATCTCACAACCGCATCCGGCATATTTACGAAGACAAAGAACAGCAGTTATGGATTGCTACCGACGGAAGCATCAACCGCTACGATTATGCAACCCGCCAATTCATACACTACAACATTGTAGACAATACAGGAACGTATAATACCAACTGGACCTATTATATATTTGAAGATACCGCCGGACAACTATGGATTTCAACATGCCTTGGAGGAATCTTTGTAGTAGACAAGCACAAATTGATGCAATCTACCTCCGGACAATATATAGCCGAACAGAATTACTCCGTCCACAACGGACTGTCCGGTATGTTTATCAACCAGATTATTCCCGATAATGAAGGCAATGTATGGGTATTGCTCTACAATAATAAAGGAATAGATAAAATTAATCCCCGCACACGGGAAGTAACGAAATTATTTGCAGACGAATTAACCGGAGAGAAAAGCCCCAACTACCTGTTATGTGATGAGGACGGCTTGCTTTGGGTAGGATTTCATGGCGGTGTCATGCGCATCAACCCCAAAGACGAGAGCCAGCAGAGTATCTCCTTCGGAAGTTTCAGCAACAACGAGATTTTATCCATGACTTGCGTGAAGAACTCCATCTGGGTATCCACTACCAACGGCCTCTGGATTATCGACCGGAAAACAATGGATGCCCGACAGCAGAATATGACAAACAAACGCTTTACAAGCCTGCTGTTCGACCCGAAAGAAGATTGTGTCTATCTGGGAGGAGCCGACGGCTTCGGTATCTCACACTCCAACCTAGAAGCCACATACCAACCGGAACGTCCGATTCTGTTGACTGCCTTATACATTAACAATCAACTGGTATCGCCACGCACCAGAGATGACGTGCCCAATATCCGATATACCAACTCAATTAAATTAAAATATGATCAGAATAACCTGTCATTCGAGTTATCCGACCTTCCTTATTCGCTGGACGAGAAAAACAAGTTTGTCTATCGTCTGGAAGGCATGGACAAAGAATGGAACTTTCTGAAATCCAATATCAACCGTATTACATACAGTAATCTGAGTTATGGAAATTATCAGCTTATCATCAGCAAGCTGGAGAGAGACGGACAACCATCCAACCGTCCTCATATTCTGAATATCCGGATTCTTCCACCGTGGTACTATACGATATGGGCAAAAGCCATCTATATCTTACTGCTGCTCAGTCTTATCGCATGGACAATCAACTTTTTCCGGGTTAAAAACCGCCTGAAAGCAGAACGCAGGGAAAAAGAAAAAATACTGGAACAGTCCCGTCAGAAAATGGCATTCTTCACCAACTTATCCAATGAGCTGAAGACACCTCTCAGCCGGATCATAGCTCCTATCAGCCAGTTACTTCCGTCTACGGAAGAAGTACACGAAAAACAGACACTGGAAGAAGTGCAGCGCAACGCCATGAAAATCAACTCGCTGATTCATCAGGTACTCAACTTCAACCGGATTGAAGACAATAAAGATTCATTGCTTATCCTGTCACGCATCGAACTTGTATCATTCAGCCGCAGTTTGTTTTCAGTCTATGAAGAGGACAAACGGTTCACGTTCCATTTCGAAGCAAACAAAGCGAAGATTTACGCCGATATGGATGCCATCAAACTTGGAGTAATACTAGATAATCTATTATCAAATGCTGTCAAGTTCACCTCAGAGGGCGGAAGTATCCGCTTATCCCTTTTCTATCGGCAGGAAACCGGTTTGCTGGAGATTTGCGTTTCCGATACGGGAGCAGGCATTCCGCAACAGGATATTCCTTATATCTTCCAACGTTTCTTCCAGTCACCCCATAGCGGCAGCAAAGAAGGCACAGGTATCGGACTTTATCTGGTAAAGACCTACACGGAATTACACGGCGGTTCTATCGATGGAGTCACCTCCGAAAAAGGAAAGGGAACTTCCATCGGGCTGAGCATTCCGGTCATTGCTGTAGAGGAAGACGAAATACCAGTCATAGCATCCAAAAAACAGTTGGAATCTCTCCCCATACTTAAACCGATCGAAGCAGAATCGCAGGATGAGAAATTTCTGTCGAACATTATCCGTCTGATTGAAGATCACCTCTCCGATGCAGACCTGAATGTCAACGCACTTTGCGAACTGTCGGGAATCAGTAACAAGCAGATTTACCGGAAAATCAAGCAACTCACCGGAATGTCTCCCGTGGAATATATCAAGTCCATCCGCATGAAGAAAGCTGCCATGTTATTGCAACAAAAGAAATTCACCGTTGCCGAAGTGATGTATATGGTAGGATTTTCCAATCATTCTTATTTCTCCAAATGCTTTCAGGCAGAGTTTGGAAAAACACCGCGCCAATACTTGAATGACGGGCTGTAG
- a CDS encoding DUF4738 domain-containing protein, whose product MKKLIYLLLLPLALAVAACGGKNGSSNKESVLARQDSVDAHGLQRMQSSKAETDIKFKGRDYHSLVSRTPDESLPHVSNEMGDTYVDNKIVLRITRGSENVLNKTFTKNDFSSVVDAKFLSKSILEGIVYDKTTPEGIVYAASVCYPQTDLYVPLSITVTADGKMSIKKVDMLEDDYTEETPE is encoded by the coding sequence ATGAAAAAGCTAATTTATCTGCTTTTGTTACCATTGGCTCTGGCAGTGGCAGCCTGTGGCGGTAAGAACGGAAGTTCAAATAAAGAATCGGTATTGGCAAGGCAAGACAGTGTAGATGCTCACGGGTTGCAGCGTATGCAAAGTTCAAAAGCTGAAACTGATATTAAGTTTAAGGGAAGAGACTATCATTCGCTGGTTTCGCGTACTCCTGACGAAAGTCTGCCTCACGTCTCCAATGAGATGGGGGATACGTATGTAGACAATAAAATAGTGTTGCGCATCACCCGGGGAAGTGAAAACGTACTCAACAAGACATTTACGAAGAACGACTTTTCATCGGTAGTCGACGCGAAATTCCTTTCAAAATCCATACTTGAAGGAATCGTATATGACAAGACTACACCGGAGGGAATTGTCTACGCCGCCAGTGTGTGCTATCCGCAGACCGATTTGTATGTTCCGCTTTCCATCACTGTAACGGCCGATGGAAAAATGAGCATAAAGAAAGTAGATATGTTGGAAGACGATTATACGGAAGAAACACCTGAATAG
- a CDS encoding heparin lyase I family protein produces MKKYILVIYMMAAGCTMLTAQTKNTQTLMPLTERVNVQADSARINQIIDGCWVAVGTNKPHAIQRDFTNLFDGKPSYRFELKTEDNTLEGYAKGETKGRAEFSYCYATSDDFRGLPADVYQKAQITKTVYHHGKGACPQGSSRDYEFSVYIPSSLDSNVSTIFAQWHGMPDRTLVQTPQGEVKKLTVDEFVELEKTTFFKKNVGHEKVARLDKQGNPVKDKNGKPVYKAGKPNGWLVEQGGYPPLAFGFSGGLFYIKANSDRKWLTDKDDRCNANPGKTPVMKPLTSEYKASTIAYKLPFADFPKDCWITFRVHIDWTVYGKEAETIVKPGMLDVRMDYQEQGKKVSKHIVDNEKILIGRNDEDGYYFKFGIYRVGDSTVPVCYNLAGYSER; encoded by the coding sequence ATGAAAAAATACATTTTGGTTATTTATATGATGGCGGCAGGATGCACGATGCTGACTGCTCAGACTAAAAATACGCAAACACTGATGCCACTCACCGAACGGGTAAACGTACAGGCTGACTCTGCACGTATCAACCAGATTATTGACGGTTGCTGGGTAGCTGTCGGGACGAATAAACCTCATGCCATTCAGCGTGATTTTACCAACCTGTTTGATGGCAAGCCCTCCTATCGCTTTGAACTCAAAACTGAAGACAATACACTGGAAGGTTATGCGAAAGGAGAAACGAAAGGACGTGCCGAGTTTTCATATTGCTATGCAACTTCCGACGATTTCAGGGGATTACCTGCCGACGTTTATCAGAAAGCACAGATCACAAAGACAGTTTATCATCACGGGAAGGGAGCTTGTCCGCAAGGAAGTTCCCGCGACTATGAGTTTTCGGTTTATATTCCTTCTTCTTTAGACAGCAATGTCTCCACCATCTTTGCCCAATGGCACGGAATGCCCGACCGGACGCTGGTCCAGACTCCTCAGGGCGAGGTGAAGAAACTGACTGTTGACGAATTTGTAGAACTGGAAAAAACGACCTTCTTCAAAAAGAATGTCGGACACGAAAAAGTGGCCAGACTGGATAAACAAGGTAATCCGGTGAAAGATAAAAATGGAAAACCTGTATATAAGGCAGGAAAACCCAACGGATGGTTGGTTGAACAGGGAGGATACCCGCCATTGGCATTCGGATTTTCCGGAGGACTGTTTTATATCAAAGCAAACTCCGACCGTAAATGGCTGACAGACAAAGATGACCGTTGCAATGCAAACCCGGGAAAGACGCCCGTTATGAAACCGCTGACTTCTGAATACAAGGCATCCACCATTGCCTACAAATTACCTTTTGCCGATTTCCCGAAAGACTGCTGGATTACTTTCCGTGTCCATATCGACTGGACGGTCTATGGCAAGGAAGCGGAAACGATTGTGAAACCGGGCATGCTGGATGTACGGATGGATTATCAGGAGCAAGGTAAGAAAGTGAGCAAACACATTGTCGATAATGAGAAGATTCTGATTGGACGTAACGACGAAGACGGGTATTACTTTAAGTTCGGAATTTACCGCGTAGGTGATAGTACCGTTCCCGTTTGCTACAATCTCGCAGGATATTCGGAAAGATAA
- a CDS encoding PepSY-like domain-containing protein, whose amino-acid sequence MKKILSLLVMAIVAIQFSFAGDVITKDMNQLPLPARNFINRHFTKPQVAHIKIDKDLLESAKYEVLLTDGTEIDFDSKGNWEEVSASKGHAVPASVVPSFAVSYLKEHNFTEPVTKVERDRKGYEVELSTGVSFKFDKKGKFLKADD is encoded by the coding sequence ATGAAGAAAATTTTATCTTTGCTTGTGATGGCTATTGTAGCTATACAGTTCTCATTTGCCGGCGATGTGATTACAAAGGATATGAATCAGCTACCGCTTCCGGCACGCAACTTTATCAACCGTCATTTTACCAAACCTCAGGTGGCTCATATCAAGATTGATAAAGATCTGTTGGAGTCTGCCAAGTATGAAGTGTTATTGACGGACGGTACGGAAATAGATTTTGATAGTAAAGGTAACTGGGAGGAAGTAAGTGCTAGTAAAGGGCATGCAGTTCCGGCAAGTGTTGTTCCTTCGTTTGCTGTCAGTTATCTGAAAGAGCATAACTTCACAGAGCCTGTGACAAAAGTGGAGCGTGACCGGAAAGGATATGAAGTGGAATTAAGTACCGGCGTTTCTTTCAAGTTCGACAAGAAAGGAAAATTCCTGAAAGCGGATGATTGA
- a CDS encoding PepSY-like domain-containing protein translates to MLKFKFGAWAVVLMLTAFSFSACDDNDDETYNPPANITEALKQLYPNAQNVEWEMKGDYYVADCWVTGDELDVWFDANANWVMTENELDSIDQLVPAVYTGFRNSNYSSWVVTDVFVLTYPQHPTESVIQVKQGNLRFALYFSQEGGLLHERDITNGDDTNWPVME, encoded by the coding sequence ATGTTGAAGTTTAAGTTTGGCGCATGGGCAGTCGTTTTAATGCTGACTGCCTTTTCTTTCAGCGCATGTGATGATAATGATGATGAAACGTATAATCCGCCTGCCAATATCACAGAGGCATTGAAGCAACTATATCCGAATGCCCAGAATGTGGAGTGGGAGATGAAAGGAGATTATTATGTAGCTGACTGCTGGGTGACTGGTGACGAACTGGATGTCTGGTTCGACGCGAATGCCAACTGGGTGATGACGGAAAACGAACTGGATAGTATCGATCAGTTAGTACCTGCCGTTTATACCGGTTTCCGTAATTCCAACTACAGTTCATGGGTAGTGACCGATGTGTTTGTATTGACGTATCCGCAGCATCCTACTGAGTCCGTGATTCAGGTGAAACAGGGAAATCTGAGATTTGCACTGTACTTTTCGCAGGAAGGAGGCTTGTTGCATGAAAGGGATATCACCAATGGCGATGATACGAATTGGCCGGTTATGGAGTAG
- a CDS encoding L-serine ammonia-lyase, which translates to MKSIKELYRIGTGPSSSHTMGPRKAAEMFVERHPDAASFKVTLYGSLAATGKGHMTDVAIIDTLQPAAPVEIVWQPKVFLPFHPNGMTFAALDADNKILENWTVYSIGGGALAENNDNPTIESPEVYGMNNMTEILQWCERTGKSYWEYVKECENEDIWDYLAEVWDTMKDAIHRGLEAEGVLPGPLNLRRKASTYYIRATGYKQSLQSRGLVFSYALAVSEENASGGKIVTAPTCGSCGVMPAVLYHLQKSRDFSDMRILRALATAGLIGNIVKFNASISGAEVGCQGEVGVACAMASAAANQLFGGSPAQIEYAAEMGLEHHLGMTCDPVCGLVQIPCIERNAYAAARALDANLYSAFTDGMHRVSFDKVVQVMKQTGHDLPSLYKETSEGGLAKDYQQM; encoded by the coding sequence ATGAAATCAATAAAAGAATTATACAGAATCGGCACAGGTCCTTCCAGCAGTCATACAATGGGCCCTCGTAAAGCTGCAGAAATGTTTGTTGAACGTCACCCGGATGCCGCATCTTTCAAAGTAACCCTTTATGGAAGTTTGGCAGCTACAGGCAAAGGGCACATGACGGATGTGGCTATCATAGATACTTTACAACCTGCCGCTCCGGTAGAAATCGTATGGCAACCCAAAGTTTTCCTCCCCTTCCATCCGAACGGAATGACGTTTGCTGCTCTGGATGCAGACAACAAGATATTGGAAAACTGGACGGTTTACAGTATCGGTGGCGGAGCTTTGGCAGAGAATAATGACAACCCGACAATCGAAAGCCCGGAAGTATACGGCATGAACAACATGACCGAAATCCTGCAATGGTGTGAACGTACCGGAAAAAGTTATTGGGAGTATGTCAAGGAATGTGAGAACGAGGATATATGGGACTATCTGGCAGAAGTATGGGACACAATGAAAGACGCTATCCACCGAGGTCTGGAAGCGGAAGGTGTATTGCCCGGACCGCTGAACTTACGTAGAAAAGCTTCCACCTATTATATACGTGCTACCGGATACAAACAATCTCTGCAATCCAGAGGACTCGTTTTCTCTTACGCACTGGCAGTCAGCGAAGAAAACGCTTCCGGTGGAAAGATCGTGACTGCCCCTACCTGTGGTTCCTGCGGAGTGATGCCGGCAGTACTTTATCATTTACAAAAAAGCCGTGACTTCAGTGACATGCGGATTCTTCGCGCCTTGGCTACAGCTGGGCTAATTGGAAACATTGTCAAGTTCAATGCGTCCATCTCCGGTGCGGAAGTAGGATGTCAGGGAGAAGTCGGCGTTGCCTGCGCGATGGCATCAGCAGCAGCCAATCAATTATTCGGAGGAAGTCCGGCACAGATTGAATATGCTGCGGAAATGGGGCTGGAACACCACCTGGGGATGACTTGCGACCCCGTATGCGGTCTCGTTCAAATCCCTTGTATCGAGCGGAATGCTTATGCTGCTGCCCGTGCACTGGATGCCAATCTTTATTCAGCTTTTACAGACGGTATGCACCGTGTTTCTTTCGACAAAGTGGTACAGGTAATGAAACAAACCGGACATGACCTGCCCTCACTGTATAAGGAAACCAGCGAAGGAGGACTGGCCAAAGATTATCAACAAATGTAA